In a single window of the Pseudodesulfovibrio profundus genome:
- a CDS encoding helix-turn-helix transcriptional regulator, producing the protein MSSSHPASSWNFLTNHTHVLLCLEQDASMRIRDIAAQVGITERAVQRIIAELEKDGYLERTREGRRNEYTISRNQRLRHPLEQDIHIGQLLDMLQHPENKETR; encoded by the coding sequence ATGTCTTCGAGCCACCCTGCATCGTCGTGGAATTTTCTGACCAACCATACCCATGTCCTGCTCTGTCTGGAACAGGATGCGTCCATGCGCATACGCGATATTGCGGCACAGGTGGGAATCACGGAACGGGCGGTGCAGCGAATCATCGCCGAGCTTGAAAAGGATGGCTACCTGGAGCGAACGCGCGAAGGGCGGCGCAATGAGTACACCATTTCCCGCAACCAACGACTTCGCCATCCACTGGAACAGGATATCCACATCGGCCAACTGCTCGACATGCTCCAACACCCAGAAAACAAGGAAACCAGATGA
- a CDS encoding DUF6933 domain-containing protein: protein MPYICCTQKLAKELTSEPLADAPDVRGFLGWHGNLIHLFRRKCVLLVNDETRFTLFIPGMVKKDFANFQKVFIHHCERTLGYMNANPAQIAQAKLLLGGFSYHKTHNRSVLGTLNDLKVGIDYILKARFGRLPETEEEYRWLVTFLNETPCQGKDLKGVVFPGREMLKMIDRAG from the coding sequence ATGCCCTACATCTGCTGCACTCAAAAGCTCGCCAAGGAGCTGACCTCCGAGCCGTTGGCCGATGCTCCTGACGTGCGTGGTTTCCTCGGCTGGCATGGCAACCTCATTCATCTGTTCCGGCGAAAGTGCGTGTTGCTGGTCAACGATGAAACGCGCTTCACTTTGTTCATCCCCGGCATGGTGAAAAAGGATTTTGCCAACTTCCAGAAAGTATTCATCCACCACTGCGAGCGGACCTTGGGCTACATGAACGCCAACCCGGCGCAAATCGCCCAGGCCAAGCTGCTGCTCGGTGGATTTTCGTATCACAAGACGCACAATCGCAGCGTGCTCGGGACGCTGAATGATCTGAAAGTGGGGATCGACTATATCCTGAAAGCTAGATTCGGACGGCTGCCCGAAACTGAAGAAGAATATCGTTGGTTAGTCACTTTTCTCAATGAGACGCCATGCCAAGGAAAGGATTTGAAGGGTGTCGTGTTTCCAGGCAGGGAAATGCTGAAAATGATTGATCGGGCCGGTTAA
- a CDS encoding Fic family protein, with the protein MKQDKNIALFIAQKVFAELVYDVQSLEGMPFTMPEVQTYLQGVTVGGHKVSDVEKLKQQKLGWELLIEMVKEDTFTLTKETACAIQKVIGHGEALDPGMFRTAQVGIAGTEYKPPRADELDKLFKSVISDLLKLKDVREQAYRLHLDFARSQFFWDGNKRTGLLMLNGHLMSNGYCPLSIPAKRLTEYNAGMIRFYESGEYNEMMAFLKECHEAMYGRFE; encoded by the coding sequence ATGAAACAAGATAAGAATATAGCACTCTTCATCGCTCAAAAGGTATTTGCCGAATTGGTATACGACGTACAAAGCCTTGAGGGGATGCCATTCACCATGCCCGAGGTTCAGACGTATCTCCAGGGTGTTACTGTCGGCGGGCACAAGGTTTCAGATGTTGAAAAGCTCAAACAGCAAAAGCTTGGCTGGGAACTCCTCATCGAGATGGTCAAGGAAGACACTTTCACCCTGACCAAAGAAACAGCCTGCGCAATCCAAAAGGTGATTGGCCATGGCGAAGCCCTAGACCCTGGAATGTTCCGAACAGCCCAGGTTGGCATTGCCGGAACCGAGTATAAGCCGCCCCGAGCCGACGAACTCGATAAACTTTTCAAAAGCGTGATCAGCGACCTCTTGAAGCTTAAGGACGTGCGCGAGCAGGCTTATCGCCTGCATCTCGACTTTGCCCGAAGTCAGTTCTTCTGGGACGGCAACAAGCGTACCGGCCTGCTTATGCTCAATGGGCACCTGATGAGCAATGGCTATTGTCCGCTCTCTATCCCCGCCAAGCGGCTGACCGAATACAATGCCGGTATGATTCGCTTCTACGAAAGCGGTGAATATAATGAAATGATGGCGTTCCTGAAGGAGTGCCATGAAGCGATGTACGGGCGGTTCGAGTAG
- a CDS encoding type I restriction endonuclease subunit R translates to MINEDALEKLAISWFEEEGYEHVHGPDLNPELDGSGSRARLDDVLLVEPLRSAIERINPQLPAGTVDDVLHQLQKLSHPVTVKANQEFHRLLREGVDVSYKRDGENVEDKAFLIDFNDMNANTFWAVDQLTIRGSKGNRRPDLIIYINGLPLAVIELKSPIKEDVGVDEAFHQLQTYKQELVDLAVFNEALVASDGIQARVGSLTANREWFLPWRTVKSEEDRPSFEYELKGIVKGFFDRTLLLEYIRDFVLFEADDSSTIKKIASYHQFHGVRQAVAAAVKAASEHAPNELKGRGGVIWHTQGSGKSISMCCLAGKLIRHPELANPTLVVITDRNDLDGQLYETFCKAGDLLADSPIQADDRGALRQILNEKQSGGIVFTTIQKFSLDKDETTFPVLSDRRNIIVIADECHRSQYGFRAKLDEKRNAFVAGYAQHMRDALPNATFTGFTGTPISEEDKNTQAVFGDYVSVYDIEQAQLDGATVPIFYESRLAKLNLNEDELPQIDEKVDEVTEDEETSQAEKTKGKWAALAKLVGAEPRIRQVAEDLVDHFEARLEVVDGKAMIVCMSRDICVQMFDALVKLRPHWAGGRLANDTYDPSDGAIRIIMTASASDRQELQAHHYSKSQKKALEKRFKDLDDPLKIVIVRDMWLTGFDAPCAHTMYVDKPMKGHNLMQAIARVNRVFKGKQGGLVVDYIGIASELKNALHTYTQSSGRGGQPTVDVYEAFYVLKEKLQTARDIFHKFDYSAYKSKAVELLPSAADFVVETEERKKEFFDVVVAMTRAQSLCGTLDEAMALRDEITFFQAVKIFIAKTTATKGKQTRQEKDAVLNQLLARAVVPEGVDDVFALAGLDKPDISILSEEFLDDVRNMEHRNLAVELLEKLLRDEISARSRRNTTQERKFSERLQESLLKYRNRAIETAQVIEELIQMAKDFNEALKRGDKLGLNQSELAFYDALEENESAVRELGDDILKKIAKELTEKLRKNVTVDWQHKDSVRAKMRNLVRRILKKYKYPPDAQKEAVAEVLRQAESLADDWSEAA, encoded by the coding sequence ATGATTAACGAAGACGCTCTCGAAAAACTCGCCATCAGTTGGTTTGAAGAAGAAGGTTATGAACATGTTCACGGACCGGACTTGAATCCGGAGTTGGACGGAAGCGGGTCGCGAGCGCGGTTGGATGACGTGCTTCTGGTGGAACCACTTCGATCGGCCATTGAGCGTATTAATCCGCAACTTCCGGCGGGCACCGTTGATGATGTTCTCCACCAGCTCCAAAAGCTTTCCCATCCGGTCACGGTCAAGGCGAATCAGGAGTTTCACCGGTTGCTCCGTGAGGGCGTGGACGTCAGTTACAAGCGGGATGGGGAGAACGTCGAAGACAAGGCATTTCTCATCGATTTTAACGATATGAACGCCAACACATTCTGGGCTGTGGATCAGCTCACCATCCGGGGGAGCAAGGGCAATCGCCGTCCCGACCTGATCATCTACATCAACGGTCTGCCGCTGGCCGTCATTGAGTTGAAATCCCCTATCAAAGAGGACGTGGGCGTGGACGAGGCGTTTCATCAACTCCAGACCTATAAGCAGGAATTGGTTGATCTTGCCGTGTTCAACGAGGCTTTGGTGGCCTCTGATGGCATTCAGGCTCGGGTGGGGTCGCTGACCGCCAACCGAGAGTGGTTCTTGCCGTGGCGAACCGTGAAGTCGGAAGAAGACCGCCCGTCCTTCGAGTATGAACTCAAGGGCATTGTGAAAGGCTTCTTCGACAGGACGCTGCTCCTGGAATACATCCGCGATTTCGTTCTGTTCGAGGCGGACGACTCCAGCACCATCAAGAAGATCGCCAGCTACCACCAGTTCCATGGTGTGCGTCAAGCCGTGGCCGCAGCCGTGAAAGCGGCTTCCGAGCACGCACCGAACGAGCTGAAAGGACGCGGCGGCGTCATCTGGCATACTCAGGGTTCCGGTAAATCCATCTCCATGTGCTGCCTCGCCGGAAAGCTCATCCGCCATCCCGAACTGGCCAACCCGACCCTCGTTGTCATTACGGACCGAAACGATCTGGACGGACAACTCTACGAAACGTTCTGCAAGGCAGGAGATCTGCTGGCCGACAGTCCGATACAGGCGGATGATCGAGGAGCGCTTCGTCAGATCCTCAACGAGAAGCAGTCCGGCGGCATTGTCTTCACCACCATTCAGAAATTTTCCCTGGATAAGGATGAGACCACGTTCCCGGTCCTGTCCGACCGTCGAAACATCATCGTCATTGCCGACGAGTGTCACCGTTCCCAATACGGCTTCAGGGCCAAGCTTGACGAAAAGCGTAATGCGTTCGTTGCCGGGTATGCCCAGCACATGCGTGATGCTCTGCCAAATGCCACGTTCACCGGCTTCACCGGCACGCCCATATCCGAAGAGGACAAGAACACCCAAGCAGTGTTTGGCGACTATGTCAGCGTATACGACATCGAGCAGGCCCAACTTGATGGCGCGACCGTCCCGATCTTCTACGAAAGCCGCTTAGCCAAGCTCAACCTCAACGAGGATGAGTTGCCGCAAATCGACGAAAAAGTAGACGAAGTAACGGAGGATGAGGAGACATCTCAAGCCGAAAAAACCAAGGGCAAGTGGGCTGCCCTGGCCAAGCTTGTTGGGGCTGAACCGCGTATCCGACAAGTAGCCGAGGACTTGGTTGATCACTTCGAAGCCCGCCTGGAGGTCGTGGACGGCAAGGCCATGATTGTCTGCATGAGCCGTGATATCTGCGTGCAGATGTTCGATGCGCTCGTGAAATTGCGTCCGCACTGGGCAGGGGGACGATTGGCAAACGATACCTACGATCCATCTGATGGGGCTATCCGTATCATCATGACCGCCAGTGCGTCTGACCGGCAGGAGCTACAGGCCCACCATTACAGCAAGTCGCAGAAAAAGGCCTTGGAGAAGCGTTTCAAGGACCTCGACGATCCACTGAAGATAGTCATTGTCCGCGACATGTGGCTGACCGGCTTCGACGCACCGTGCGCCCACACCATGTACGTCGACAAGCCCATGAAGGGGCACAACCTCATGCAGGCCATCGCTCGCGTGAACCGCGTGTTCAAGGGCAAGCAAGGCGGTCTGGTCGTCGATTACATTGGCATTGCCAGCGAATTGAAGAACGCACTCCACACATACACCCAAAGCAGTGGCCGTGGCGGTCAGCCCACGGTTGATGTGTATGAGGCGTTTTACGTGCTCAAGGAGAAGCTCCAGACCGCACGCGATATCTTCCACAAGTTTGATTACTCCGCCTACAAAAGCAAGGCTGTCGAGCTCCTGCCGTCTGCTGCCGACTTTGTTGTCGAGACCGAGGAGCGCAAGAAGGAGTTCTTCGACGTCGTGGTAGCTATGACTCGCGCCCAATCCCTCTGCGGAACTCTGGACGAAGCCATGGCTCTCCGTGATGAGATCACCTTCTTCCAGGCCGTTAAGATTTTCATCGCCAAGACAACCGCCACCAAGGGCAAGCAGACACGGCAGGAAAAGGACGCCGTCCTGAACCAGCTTCTCGCCCGCGCTGTTGTCCCTGAAGGCGTGGATGATGTTTTCGCGTTGGCGGGACTCGACAAACCGGACATTTCCATTTTGTCTGAAGAATTCCTCGACGACGTCCGCAACATGGAGCACCGCAACCTCGCTGTCGAATTGCTGGAAAAGTTGCTCAGGGATGAAATCAGCGCCCGTTCTCGCCGTAATACGACGCAGGAGCGGAAGTTCTCTGAGCGCCTGCAGGAGTCTCTGCTCAAATACCGCAATCGAGCCATTGAGACCGCCCAGGTAATCGAAGAGCTGATCCAGATGGCCAAGGACTTCAACGAAGCCCTCAAGCGTGGCGACAAGCTCGGACTCAACCAAAGCGAGTTGGCTTTCTATGACGCCTTGGAAGAAAACGAATCCGCCGTGCGAGAACTGGGCGATGACATCCTCAAGAAGATCGCCAAGGAGTTGACCGAAAAGCTGCGGAAGAATGTGACCGTCGACTGGCAGCATAAGGATTCAGTCCGGGCCAAGATGCGAAATCTGGTTCGCCGGATCCTGAAGAAATACAAGTATCCGCCGGACGCCCAGAAGGAAGCGGTGGCTGAAGTACTGCGTCAGGCCGAGAGTTTGGCGGATGACTGGAGTGAGGCGGCTTAG
- a CDS encoding MFS transporter, producing the protein MTKWIVLCAGVAIQMVLGGVYAWSEFVPPLNELYGISKSQCGLIFGVTILTFTLVMIPAGRILQRHGPRITAGMGAILFTAGYCVASFSQGDFLMLLLGIGLITGTGIGLGYICPLTVAMKWFPDNKGLVTGVAVAGFGGGAVIVSAVAKYLLVDTGMDVLQAFQYIGLGSGVIAFASAMFLSQPEETGDTVGQTETAPSVKSILLSKDYLLICLGMFCGTFAGLLVVGNLKPMAQSLGLSGGAATLCISLFAIGNAVGRISWGQIHDRIGNRPSIVYSLAFLGLSLMPLLLTANSTALLVTIFLIGFGFGGCFVIYASSIVNLYGMDLFPRLYPVCFVGYGLAALVGPTIGGLIADIFGGYGPAIILSAAIALAAAPFIWTALRRAPVPVEA; encoded by the coding sequence ATGACAAAATGGATAGTTCTGTGTGCCGGAGTGGCCATACAGATGGTGCTTGGCGGCGTTTACGCCTGGAGCGAATTCGTTCCGCCCCTCAATGAACTTTACGGTATCAGCAAAAGCCAATGCGGACTTATTTTTGGCGTCACCATCCTCACCTTCACATTAGTGATGATCCCGGCCGGACGCATTCTGCAACGACACGGGCCCCGCATCACCGCAGGCATGGGCGCGATTTTGTTCACCGCCGGTTACTGTGTTGCCTCGTTCTCGCAAGGCGATTTCCTGATGCTTCTGTTGGGCATCGGTCTCATCACCGGTACAGGTATCGGGTTGGGATACATCTGCCCCCTCACGGTGGCCATGAAATGGTTCCCGGACAATAAGGGACTGGTTACAGGCGTAGCCGTGGCCGGTTTTGGCGGAGGCGCGGTCATTGTAAGCGCTGTGGCCAAATACCTGCTCGTTGACACGGGCATGGATGTGCTCCAGGCCTTTCAATACATCGGACTCGGCTCCGGCGTCATCGCTTTTGCCAGTGCCATGTTCCTGAGTCAGCCTGAAGAAACCGGCGATACTGTCGGTCAGACGGAAACCGCTCCATCGGTGAAAAGCATCCTTCTCTCAAAGGACTATCTACTCATCTGCCTGGGCATGTTCTGCGGTACCTTCGCCGGACTGCTGGTGGTGGGCAACCTCAAGCCCATGGCACAATCCCTTGGCTTGAGCGGCGGCGCAGCCACCCTGTGCATTTCTCTGTTCGCCATAGGCAACGCCGTTGGCCGCATCAGCTGGGGCCAGATACACGACCGCATCGGGAACAGACCTTCCATCGTCTACTCCCTTGCCTTTCTCGGGTTGAGCCTGATGCCGCTGCTCCTTACGGCCAACTCCACGGCACTGCTGGTCACTATCTTCCTTATAGGCTTTGGATTTGGCGGCTGCTTCGTCATCTATGCCTCGTCCATCGTAAACCTGTACGGCATGGACCTGTTTCCGCGCCTCTACCCCGTCTGCTTCGTGGGCTATGGCCTGGCCGCCCTCGTTGGGCCGACCATTGGCGGACTCATCGCCGACATCTTTGGTGGGTACGGGCCCGCCATTATCCTGAGCGCAGCCATCGCGCTGGCCGCGGCCCCGTTCATCTGGACGGCCCTTCGCCGGGCCCCAGTGCCAGTAGAAGCTTAA
- the nrfA gene encoding ammonia-forming cytochrome c nitrite reductase produces the protein MNKNSIILVLALVGIAFMTFMLLSIGGKKEEQALLNATPVIKEEGIEARSDEWGKYYPHQYDSWKQTSESSKIEDQLEKYPQLVILWAGYGFAKDYNAPRGHAFALQSNRNTLRTGGPTGADDGPMPMACWTCKSSDVPRLMEKEGELEFFTGKWARAGSEIVNPIGCADCHNTQTSQLELSRPYLKRALEESGQELDKLTFQDMRSLACAQCHSEYYFKKTPYTDKSGKDQVAAVVTFPWAKGLSAENMEEYYNEYGFMDWEHKMSRVPMLKAQHPGYETFTTGIHFKRGLSCADCHMPYTQKGAIKFSTHKIQSPLDNIANSCLTCHRQSEQEFKDIVQEKLDRKNQLNVIAMNSLAAAHLTAKKAWEVGATQAEMAPAIDTIRSAQWLWDYSIASHGSFFHAPGETLRLLGVANNKAQQARITLSGILAKYGVIDYEVPDFSTKEKAQQLAGVPLDKLVDEKQTFRKGLMQEWNNEAVEEGRLTDEFVKGLPEKASYLPE, from the coding sequence ATGAATAAGAATTCGATTATACTTGTGCTGGCCCTCGTTGGTATAGCCTTCATGACGTTCATGTTGCTATCCATCGGTGGCAAAAAAGAAGAACAGGCGTTACTCAATGCCACACCGGTCATCAAGGAAGAAGGTATAGAAGCCAGAAGTGATGAATGGGGCAAATACTATCCGCATCAGTACGATAGCTGGAAACAAACCAGTGAAAGCTCCAAAATTGAAGACCAACTTGAAAAGTATCCGCAGCTTGTCATCCTGTGGGCCGGATACGGTTTCGCCAAAGACTACAACGCGCCCCGCGGCCATGCCTTCGCTCTTCAGAGCAACAGAAACACACTTCGCACTGGTGGCCCCACCGGTGCTGATGACGGCCCCATGCCCATGGCATGCTGGACCTGTAAATCCTCCGACGTTCCCCGCCTGATGGAAAAGGAAGGCGAGCTGGAATTCTTCACAGGCAAGTGGGCGCGTGCAGGTTCCGAGATCGTGAACCCCATCGGTTGTGCCGACTGCCACAACACACAGACCAGTCAACTGGAACTCTCCAGACCGTATCTCAAGCGTGCGCTTGAAGAAAGCGGACAGGAGCTGGACAAGCTGACGTTCCAGGACATGCGTTCCCTGGCCTGTGCTCAGTGTCACTCCGAGTACTACTTCAAGAAGACCCCCTATACCGACAAGAGCGGCAAGGATCAGGTCGCCGCAGTGGTCACCTTCCCCTGGGCCAAGGGTCTCTCTGCTGAAAACATGGAAGAGTACTACAATGAATACGGGTTCATGGACTGGGAACACAAGATGAGCCGTGTCCCCATGCTCAAGGCCCAGCATCCCGGTTACGAGACCTTCACCACCGGCATTCACTTCAAGCGCGGCCTGTCCTGTGCTGATTGTCACATGCCGTACACACAGAAGGGCGCCATCAAGTTCTCGACCCACAAGATTCAAAGCCCGCTCGATAACATCGCCAACTCCTGTTTGACCTGTCACCGTCAGAGTGAGCAGGAATTCAAAGACATCGTGCAGGAAAAGCTGGATCGCAAGAATCAGTTGAACGTCATCGCCATGAACAGCCTGGCAGCCGCTCACCTTACCGCCAAGAAGGCCTGGGAAGTTGGTGCCACCCAAGCTGAAATGGCTCCGGCAATCGACACCATCCGCTCCGCACAGTGGCTCTGGGATTACTCCATTGCCAGCCACGGCTCCTTCTTCCACGCTCCGGGAGAAACGCTGCGTCTGCTCGGTGTTGCCAACAACAAGGCACAGCAGGCTCGCATCACCCTGTCCGGTATTCTGGCCAAGTACGGCGTGATCGACTATGAAGTGCCTGACTTCTCGACCAAGGAAAAGGCTCAGCAGCTCGCTGGTGTTCCATTGGATAAGCTCGTCGACGAGAAGCAGACCTTCAGAAAGGGTCTGATGCAGGAATGGAATAACGAAGCTGTCGAGGAAGGCCGACTGACCGACGAATTCGTTAAGGGGCTTCCGGAAAAAGCATCCTACCTGCCCGAATAG
- a CDS encoding tyrosine-type recombinase/integrase, producing the protein MSASRFYKTEFKGVRYRKHATRKHGVQADRYYVLTYKIDGKTKTEAVGWASEGVKPSEAYDLHCQLLQNRKKGQGPRTIAEMRAEGDEERAEREAEKRRQARLNISFKEYFEKYYLPEVLQANRPETVDKTKIQVDKWIDPVVLELPMREITLEYIKRIRANLNKKKRSPRTIQYVFVTFNAIWNMAREDGFVEGESPAKKRSFRKTMPKVDNRRERFLTRDEEDKLLAELARRSRQLHDMALLSIECGLRRGEIFALTWDCVDFESETLHLRRTKSDKSRWVPLTQRAKAMLLNMEQGSAGEFVFLDRFGNQLKALSNSFDKAVNKVGLNDGITDRKMKIVFHSLRHSYASNFLKSGGSLYALSKLMGHGSINVTERYGHLANDDLVAATKQMEASRTSERSGGKVVPLHRTQGATE; encoded by the coding sequence ATGTCTGCCTCCAGATTTTACAAGACCGAGTTCAAGGGTGTCCGCTACCGGAAGCATGCCACTAGAAAGCATGGTGTTCAGGCTGACCGGTATTATGTGCTGACGTACAAGATCGACGGCAAGACCAAGACCGAGGCGGTGGGGTGGGCCTCTGAGGGCGTTAAGCCGTCTGAAGCGTATGATCTGCATTGTCAACTTCTTCAGAATCGCAAGAAGGGTCAGGGGCCGAGGACCATAGCAGAGATGCGAGCTGAGGGGGACGAGGAGCGAGCGGAGCGCGAGGCAGAGAAGAGACGTCAGGCTCGTCTGAATATTTCGTTTAAGGAGTATTTTGAAAAGTACTACCTTCCGGAAGTGCTGCAAGCAAACCGACCTGAAACCGTGGATAAAACCAAAATCCAGGTGGATAAATGGATAGATCCAGTCGTGCTGGAGCTTCCCATGCGTGAGATCACGCTTGAGTACATCAAGCGGATTCGGGCTAACCTGAACAAGAAGAAGCGTAGCCCTCGAACCATTCAGTATGTTTTCGTCACCTTCAACGCCATTTGGAATATGGCCAGGGAGGACGGCTTCGTTGAGGGAGAAAGTCCGGCTAAGAAGCGGAGTTTCCGCAAGACCATGCCTAAGGTCGACAACAGGCGGGAGCGATTCCTGACGAGAGACGAAGAGGACAAGCTGCTTGCAGAATTAGCCCGCCGGAGTCGGCAGTTGCACGATATGGCTTTGCTTTCCATAGAGTGCGGTCTGAGGCGGGGCGAGATTTTCGCACTGACGTGGGATTGCGTGGATTTCGAGTCCGAAACCCTGCACCTGCGACGCACTAAAAGCGACAAAAGTCGATGGGTCCCCCTCACACAACGAGCCAAGGCAATGTTGCTGAATATGGAACAGGGCAGTGCCGGTGAGTTTGTGTTCCTCGATCGGTTTGGCAATCAGCTCAAGGCGCTCTCCAACTCATTCGACAAGGCTGTTAATAAAGTTGGCCTGAACGATGGTATCACTGACCGGAAGATGAAGATCGTCTTCCATTCTCTCCGTCATTCCTACGCCAGCAACTTCCTTAAATCAGGCGGAAGTCTTTATGCGCTTTCCAAGCTGATGGGACATGGAAGCATCAATGTGACCGAGCGCTACGGGCATTTGGCCAATGACGATCTGGTTGCCGCCACCAAGCAGATGGAGGCGAGCCGGACGAGCGAGAGGAGCGGCGGGAAGGTCGTGCCGTTGCACCGTACTCAGGGAGCTACCGAGTAG
- a CDS encoding DUF927 domain-containing protein → MFWSEAAPKLSNLQHQQTIPLSFLASEYFMAHDDASGRKDFLRTNPAYIRGCKVFSALLNQQSVTEEHLAIAWRIIGANISYFLRLIEMHGGGHLLCGLNGQRFKEAKAQYPEPIPCNKVATFVAEHGGNFPCKKDCGVTSPLALQYLSRSPVHQHTPYQSHNGVQLKRTGLYLNEADGQHTRLMNPIWVEELAQFDHEEGARRLICCDDRGFRKELIVSEKDISSTQLFALLHSHGVYTPNNTQDKGSIRDYIVSQFPRKPLNKPSPRVSKYGGWQKDNEFIFPGDNGSTASGYVRQNWVVPTEERSRKLLPPVSIREETTDPYILLATLASLSAPYLKHRQLSGLNLHFHGGTEAGRAAVVHAACSVWNQMPYKFADAKKHEIALKMQHKDAALGILEIPAAKTKAMNSLVRRYFKGRKGRDKGVQGVIISCGKTPMGQDHNHEKGFHIFTHQNNVLGIDIWLGDSTSQGFRFNHNATRAMVQQLAVHSAGCLERIQADEKRFKKQLAWATRPRPNRQVSDYLRFFMAVGDVDQIGLKNWWRGDSIMSIFDQFMAVIDSRDVFFGSLLKQMKISMPPTDKLVEWGACSPTSYIEIDRHRILIPSKEMSKVAKDKPTLLRFISWLKARKILIPKRTGDLCGAHYSPKDKKTLRGYMISRHHFHKTLAKLTS, encoded by the coding sequence GTGTTCTGGAGCGAGGCCGCGCCCAAGCTCTCAAATCTCCAGCATCAGCAGACCATCCCTCTGTCGTTCCTGGCGTCTGAATACTTCATGGCACACGATGATGCCTCGGGCCGAAAAGATTTTCTCAGAACCAATCCTGCCTACATACGGGGCTGCAAGGTTTTTTCCGCACTGCTCAACCAACAGTCCGTGACCGAAGAGCACCTGGCTATAGCCTGGCGAATCATCGGGGCAAATATCTCATACTTCCTGCGTCTTATTGAGATGCACGGTGGTGGGCATCTCCTGTGCGGACTCAACGGACAGCGTTTTAAAGAAGCCAAGGCGCAGTACCCGGAACCGATCCCATGCAATAAGGTAGCGACCTTCGTAGCTGAACACGGTGGCAATTTTCCCTGCAAAAAGGACTGCGGCGTCACTTCGCCCTTGGCCCTGCAGTACCTGTCCAGATCTCCAGTGCATCAACATACCCCATACCAGAGTCACAATGGTGTTCAACTCAAGCGAACCGGATTGTACCTGAATGAAGCGGACGGACAGCATACACGACTCATGAATCCAATTTGGGTAGAGGAGCTGGCCCAATTCGACCATGAAGAAGGAGCGCGGCGACTCATCTGCTGTGACGATCGTGGCTTCAGGAAAGAGCTTATTGTTTCCGAGAAGGACATCAGCTCGACGCAGCTTTTCGCGCTGCTCCACTCCCACGGGGTGTACACTCCCAACAACACGCAAGACAAAGGGAGCATCCGGGACTATATTGTCAGCCAATTCCCGCGAAAGCCCCTTAATAAGCCATCGCCCCGCGTCTCGAAATATGGCGGCTGGCAAAAGGACAATGAATTCATATTTCCGGGGGACAATGGCTCGACCGCTTCAGGGTATGTGAGACAAAATTGGGTGGTTCCCACTGAAGAGAGAAGCCGGAAGCTGCTCCCACCCGTATCCATTCGCGAGGAAACTACTGATCCCTACATCCTGCTTGCCACGCTGGCTTCACTGTCCGCACCGTACCTCAAGCACAGACAACTCTCCGGGCTGAATCTTCATTTCCATGGTGGAACTGAGGCCGGACGGGCGGCGGTCGTCCACGCCGCGTGTTCGGTATGGAACCAAATGCCCTACAAGTTTGCCGATGCGAAAAAACACGAAATTGCCCTGAAGATGCAGCACAAGGATGCTGCGCTTGGCATTCTTGAAATCCCGGCGGCCAAGACTAAGGCGATGAACAGCCTGGTCAGGCGGTATTTCAAAGGGCGAAAGGGAAGGGACAAAGGAGTCCAAGGAGTCATTATCTCATGTGGTAAAACGCCCATGGGGCAGGACCATAATCACGAAAAAGGATTCCACATCTTCACGCACCAGAACAATGTCCTAGGCATTGACATATGGCTTGGGGATTCGACCTCGCAGGGATTCCGTTTCAACCATAACGCCACACGCGCCATGGTACAGCAGCTCGCAGTTCATAGCGCTGGCTGCCTTGAAAGAATCCAGGCCGATGAAAAACGTTTCAAAAAGCAGTTGGCATGGGCAACCAGGCCACGACCAAACAGACAGGTTTCGGATTATCTGCGTTTCTTCATGGCAGTGGGAGATGTCGATCAGATTGGGCTGAAAAATTGGTGGCGAGGCGATTCCATCATGTCAATTTTCGATCAATTCATGGCAGTGATCGATAGCCGAGATGTTTTCTTTGGCAGCCTTCTCAAGCAGATGAAAATTTCCATGCCCCCGACGGACAAACTTGTGGAATGGGGTGCTTGTTCTCCTACTTCATATATTGAAATCGACCGGCACCGTATCCTTATTCCCAGCAAGGAAATGAGCAAAGTAGCCAAGGACAAACCAACGCTGCTCCGATTCATTTCCTGGCTGAAAGCACGTAAGATTTTGATCCCCAAGCGCACAGGAGATCTCTGCGGTGCGCACTACTCACCGAAGGACAAGAAGACGCTTCGTGGTTACATGATCTCCCGCCATCACTTCCATAAAACGCTGGCCAAGCTCACATCTTAA